One Mycolicibacterium parafortuitum DNA segment encodes these proteins:
- a CDS encoding sucrase ferredoxin — protein MTAAKRAPCSDQSLARDEPMYGTASAGSAWLLLELEGGWGPSAFLQSPGSIDPELGRAVVRRAESAGMRIAAIRRHGRRSSSPRWRWFVAKSDVGAHALFHGEVDDARDYLDIDLGGRDGTAIDGPLVAVCAHGRHDQCCAVRGRGAVAAIAAAYPESTWECSHLGGDRFAATMLILPEGLCYGRVDSADAAELVRLYCDGKLDDRFLRGRTSLPHAVQAAQHFARVANGDNRIEALPPVSLTGGTDEIAVVLATGSGTVEVILEVGMSEPLFSQCRATTAGPVRTFRLRSIRGM, from the coding sequence GTGACCGCAGCCAAACGCGCGCCGTGCAGCGACCAGTCGCTGGCGCGCGATGAACCGATGTACGGCACGGCGTCGGCGGGTTCGGCCTGGCTGCTCCTCGAACTGGAGGGTGGCTGGGGACCGTCGGCCTTCCTGCAGTCCCCCGGCAGCATCGACCCGGAGCTGGGCCGCGCCGTCGTGCGCCGCGCCGAATCCGCGGGCATGCGCATCGCGGCGATCCGCCGCCACGGTCGCCGCTCCTCGTCACCGCGCTGGCGGTGGTTCGTCGCGAAATCCGATGTCGGCGCGCACGCACTGTTTCACGGGGAGGTCGACGATGCCCGGGACTACCTCGACATCGACCTCGGCGGCCGCGACGGCACGGCGATCGACGGTCCGCTCGTCGCCGTGTGCGCGCACGGACGGCACGACCAGTGTTGCGCGGTGCGCGGCCGTGGGGCCGTGGCCGCGATCGCCGCCGCATATCCCGAATCGACGTGGGAATGCTCACATCTGGGCGGCGACCGGTTCGCCGCCACGATGCTGATCCTCCCGGAAGGACTCTGCTACGGCCGTGTCGACAGCGCCGACGCCGCCGAGCTGGTCCGGCTCTACTGCGACGGAAAGCTCGACGACCGCTTCCTGCGCGGCCGCACATCGCTGCCGCACGCCGTGCAGGCCGCGCAGCACTTCGCACGAGTTGCCAACGGCGACAACCGCATCGAAGCCCTGCCGCCGGTGTCGCTGACCGGCGGCACCGACGAGATCGCGGTGGTGCTGGCGACCGGGTCGGGCACCGTCGAGGTGATCCTCGAGGTGGGGATGTCCGAACCGCTGTTCTCCCAGTGCCGGGCCACCACTGCGGGACCGGTGCGCACCTTCAGGTTGCGTTCGATACGCGGCATGTAA
- a CDS encoding SDR family NAD(P)-dependent oxidoreductase: MNIDLNGKTALVTGSTQGIGLAIATGLASAGARVVVNGRSQDRVDEAVATIEGDAFGVAADVATDDGAQALFDAVPAVDILVNNLGIFGAAPAFEISDEQWRRFFDVNVLAAARLIRLYLPGMTQRHWGRVLQIASDSAVVIPEEMIHYGVSKTALLALSRGFAKSAAGTGVTVNSVIAGPTHTAGVEEFVYQLVDPALPWDEAQREFIRRHRPQSLIQRLIEPEEVANMVVYLASPLASATTGGALRVDGGYVDAILP, translated from the coding sequence GTGAACATCGATCTGAACGGAAAGACCGCGCTGGTCACCGGCTCCACGCAGGGCATCGGGCTGGCCATCGCGACCGGCCTCGCGTCGGCGGGGGCGCGCGTCGTCGTGAACGGCCGCAGCCAGGACCGGGTCGACGAGGCCGTCGCGACGATCGAGGGCGACGCGTTCGGTGTCGCCGCCGACGTCGCGACCGACGACGGGGCGCAGGCGCTCTTCGACGCCGTTCCCGCCGTGGACATCCTCGTCAACAACCTCGGGATCTTCGGCGCCGCCCCCGCCTTCGAGATCAGCGACGAGCAGTGGCGGCGGTTCTTCGACGTCAACGTGCTGGCCGCGGCGCGGCTGATCCGCCTCTACCTGCCCGGGATGACGCAGCGGCACTGGGGCCGGGTGCTGCAGATCGCCAGCGACTCGGCGGTGGTGATCCCGGAGGAGATGATCCACTACGGCGTCTCCAAGACCGCGCTGCTGGCCCTATCACGCGGGTTCGCCAAGAGCGCCGCCGGCACCGGCGTGACCGTGAACTCCGTGATCGCGGGCCCCACGCACACCGCGGGCGTCGAGGAGTTCGTCTACCAGCTGGTCGACCCGGCACTGCCGTGGGACGAGGCGCAGCGCGAGTTCATCCGCAGGCATCGTCCGCAGTCGCTGATCCAGCGGCTGATCGAACCCGAGGAGGTCGCGAACATGGTCGTGTATCTGGCGTCGCCGCTGGCGTCGGCGACGACCGGCGGTGCGCTGCGGGTGGACGGCGGCTACGTCGACGCGATCCTGCCCTAA
- the fadD2 gene encoding long-chain-fatty-acid--CoA ligase FadD2, whose amino-acid sequence MSKLSDLPLQALATVQQTLGKTVGKYVDRGTAELHYARKMFEAGALKLEPPQDIAAFVADMVRWGEFGMIPALNARRYPNRAAVIDDFGEMTFAEMENAANAVANGLIAKGVKGGDGVAILARNHRWFLVSVYAAGKTGARIILLNSEFSGPQIKEVSEREGAKLIIYDDEYTKAVSAAEPELGKLRSLGVNPDKEESSGSTDETLEELVARTDSTPPPKVTKHSSVIILTSGTTGTPKGANRSAPPSLAPIGGVLSSVPFKSGEVTSLPAPMFHALGFLHATIAMMLGTTLVLRRRFKPATVLADIEKHQATAIVVVPVMLSRILDELDKTSPKPNLSSLRIVFVSGSQLGAELATRALKELGPVVYNLYGSTEVSFATIAGPQHLSINPATVGPVVKGMKVKILDDNGNEVPRGEVGRIFVGTFFPFEGYTGGGGKQIIDGLLSSGDVGYFDEHDLLYVSGRDDEMIVSGGENVFPAEIEDLVSGHPEVVEATAIGVEDKEWGHRLRCFVVKAEGATIDEDGIKTYVRENLARYKVPREVVFIDELPRNPTGKILKRELREMEIPES is encoded by the coding sequence ATGTCGAAGCTCAGCGATCTTCCGTTGCAGGCGCTCGCCACAGTTCAGCAGACGTTGGGGAAGACGGTCGGCAAATATGTCGACCGCGGCACCGCCGAACTGCACTACGCCCGCAAGATGTTCGAGGCCGGTGCGCTCAAGCTCGAACCACCGCAGGACATCGCCGCGTTCGTCGCAGACATGGTGCGCTGGGGTGAGTTCGGGATGATTCCCGCGCTGAACGCGCGCCGCTACCCGAATCGCGCGGCGGTGATCGACGACTTCGGTGAGATGACGTTCGCCGAGATGGAGAACGCCGCCAACGCGGTCGCCAACGGGTTGATCGCCAAGGGCGTCAAGGGCGGGGACGGGGTCGCGATCCTGGCGCGCAACCACCGCTGGTTCCTGGTCTCGGTGTACGCCGCGGGCAAGACGGGTGCCCGCATCATCCTGCTCAACAGCGAGTTCTCCGGGCCGCAGATCAAAGAGGTCTCAGAGCGCGAAGGCGCGAAGCTGATCATCTACGACGACGAGTACACCAAGGCCGTCTCGGCCGCCGAACCCGAACTCGGCAAGCTGCGCTCCCTCGGCGTCAACCCGGATAAGGAGGAGTCGTCGGGCAGCACCGACGAGACCCTCGAGGAACTCGTCGCGCGCACCGATTCGACGCCGCCGCCGAAGGTGACCAAGCATTCGTCGGTCATCATCCTGACCAGCGGCACCACCGGAACGCCGAAGGGCGCCAATCGCAGTGCCCCGCCGTCGCTGGCGCCGATCGGCGGCGTGCTGTCCTCGGTGCCGTTCAAGTCCGGTGAGGTCACGTCGCTGCCCGCGCCGATGTTCCACGCGCTGGGGTTCCTGCACGCGACGATCGCGATGATGCTGGGCACCACGCTGGTGCTGCGCAGACGGTTCAAGCCGGCGACGGTGCTCGCCGACATCGAGAAGCACCAGGCCACCGCGATCGTCGTGGTGCCCGTGATGCTGTCGCGCATCCTCGACGAACTCGACAAAACCTCGCCGAAGCCGAACCTGTCGTCGCTGCGCATCGTGTTCGTCTCGGGCAGCCAGCTCGGCGCCGAACTGGCCACCAGGGCGCTGAAGGAACTCGGCCCGGTCGTCTACAACCTGTACGGCTCCACCGAGGTGTCGTTCGCGACAATCGCCGGGCCGCAACATCTTTCGATCAACCCGGCCACGGTCGGCCCGGTCGTCAAGGGGATGAAGGTCAAGATCCTCGACGACAACGGCAACGAGGTGCCGCGCGGCGAGGTGGGCCGGATCTTCGTCGGCACCTTCTTCCCGTTCGAGGGCTACACCGGTGGTGGCGGGAAACAGATCATCGACGGGCTGCTGTCCTCCGGTGATGTCGGCTATTTCGACGAGCACGATCTGCTCTACGTCAGCGGTCGCGACGACGAGATGATCGTCTCCGGCGGCGAGAACGTGTTCCCCGCCGAGATCGAGGACCTCGTCAGCGGCCATCCGGAAGTGGTGGAGGCCACCGCGATCGGCGTCGAGGACAAGGAGTGGGGGCACCGGCTGCGCTGCTTCGTGGTCAAAGCCGAGGGCGCCACGATCGACGAGGACGGCATCAAGACCTACGTGCGGGAAAACCTCGCTCGCTACAAGGTTCCGCGTGAGGTGGTCTTCATCGACGAGCTTCCGCGCAACCCGACCGGGAAGATCCTCAAGCGCGAGTTGCGCGAGATGGAGATCCCCGAGTCCTGA
- the ligD gene encoding non-homologous end-joining DNA ligase, producing MAARESFEIGGQAVPITHPDKVVFGDLGVTKLDLIEYYAAVADGALRGVRDRPMILKRFVKGIGEEAVFQKRAPEKRPDFVDVAELKYARGTSAKEAVLHDAAGLVWAVNLGCVDLNPHPVRADDLDHPDELRVDLDPMPGVGWRQILDVAFVAREVLEDHGLVAWPKTSGSRGFHIYARIHRHWPFKQVRLAAEAVAREVERRAPESATARWWKEERHGVFVDFNQNAKDRTVASAYSVRATPDARVSTPLFWDEVAGCRPEDFTLHTVPARFAELGDPWEGMDDSPGGLEALLELAERLGPPEKAPKGANRSVDGRRASVMPLIEIARTKTKDEALAALAQWREKYPAASENLQPADVLVDGMRGPSSIWYRIRINLQHVAEDQRPPQEDLLADYNPWAGYTGAQVQRPD from the coding sequence ATGGCCGCCCGCGAGTCCTTCGAGATCGGCGGTCAGGCGGTGCCGATCACCCATCCGGACAAGGTGGTGTTCGGCGATCTCGGGGTCACCAAGCTCGATCTGATCGAGTACTACGCCGCGGTCGCCGACGGCGCGTTGCGCGGGGTCCGGGACCGCCCGATGATCCTCAAACGGTTCGTCAAGGGCATCGGGGAAGAGGCGGTGTTCCAGAAGCGCGCTCCGGAAAAACGCCCCGACTTCGTCGACGTCGCCGAGCTCAAATACGCGCGCGGCACCTCCGCCAAGGAAGCGGTCCTGCACGATGCGGCGGGGCTGGTGTGGGCGGTGAACCTGGGCTGCGTGGACCTCAACCCGCACCCGGTGCGGGCCGACGACCTGGACCATCCCGACGAGTTGCGTGTCGACCTGGACCCGATGCCGGGGGTCGGGTGGCGCCAGATCCTCGACGTCGCGTTCGTCGCGCGTGAGGTCCTCGAAGACCACGGGCTGGTCGCCTGGCCCAAGACGTCGGGGTCGCGCGGCTTCCACATCTATGCCCGAATCCACCGGCACTGGCCGTTCAAGCAGGTGCGGCTGGCGGCCGAGGCGGTCGCGCGCGAGGTGGAGCGGCGGGCCCCGGAGTCGGCGACGGCGCGCTGGTGGAAAGAGGAACGCCACGGCGTGTTCGTCGACTTCAACCAGAACGCCAAGGATCGCACGGTCGCGTCGGCGTATTCGGTGCGCGCCACGCCGGACGCGCGGGTGTCGACCCCGCTGTTCTGGGACGAGGTCGCCGGCTGCCGACCCGAGGATTTCACGCTGCACACCGTGCCTGCCCGGTTCGCCGAGCTGGGCGACCCGTGGGAGGGGATGGACGACTCCCCCGGCGGCCTGGAGGCGCTGCTGGAGCTCGCAGAGCGGCTCGGCCCGCCCGAGAAGGCCCCGAAGGGCGCCAACAGGTCCGTCGACGGACGGCGGGCGTCGGTGATGCCGCTGATCGAGATCGCGCGGACCAAGACGAAGGACGAGGCGCTGGCCGCGCTGGCGCAGTGGCGTGAGAAGTACCCGGCCGCATCCGAGAATCTGCAGCCCGCAGATGTTCTCGTCGACGGGATGCGGGGCCCGAGTTCGATCTGGTACCGGATCCGGATCAACCTGCAGCACGTCGCCGAGGATCAGCGGCCGCCGCAGGAGGATCTGCTGGCCGACTACAACCCGTGGGCCGGCTACACCGGCGCCCAGGTGCAACGCCCGGATTGA
- a CDS encoding STAS domain-containing protein, with product MYGNPTFHCDGADIRAHCRQLATVVKVAGRLDSTNVERAGRYLDRFIIPEKPFVLDLGDVDSFSEEAISLLFVVDDLCTAAGEEWSLIASRAVEQTLRDAGIEFPAAGSVPEALNHFADAMVARRRLLPLLTKTA from the coding sequence ATGTACGGCAATCCGACGTTTCACTGCGACGGCGCTGACATTCGGGCGCACTGTCGGCAGTTGGCCACCGTCGTGAAGGTCGCGGGTCGTCTCGACAGCACCAACGTCGAACGCGCCGGCCGCTACCTCGACCGGTTCATCATTCCCGAGAAGCCCTTCGTCCTCGACCTCGGTGACGTCGATTCCTTTAGCGAGGAAGCAATTTCACTGCTGTTCGTCGTCGACGACCTCTGCACCGCCGCCGGTGAGGAGTGGTCGCTGATCGCCAGCCGCGCGGTCGAGCAGACACTCCGCGACGCCGGGATCGAGTTCCCGGCGGCCGGCTCGGTCCCCGAGGCGCTCAACCATTTCGCCGATGCGATGGTCGCGCGCCGCCGTCTCCTCCCCCTGCTCACCAAGACTGCGTAA
- a CDS encoding acyl-CoA dehydrogenase family protein yields the protein MGTDAAADRVADAARRVVAEHDPKSVPIPEFLGACFDAGLSWVHFPEGFGGLGVSRGLQAVADRILQGAGGPVPLGLNPMGYGMAAPTVREHAQTDDVRKRLLRPLATTEDIWCQLFSEPGAGSDLAGLATSAVPDGDTWIVNGQKVWTSLAQRAKWGLLLARTDPNMPKHKGLTYFVIDMHGEGVETRPLRQMTGHAEFNEVYITDARIPDAFRLGAVGDGWRVAMTTLMNERSALGGSGSRRGAGTISDAVALWASRPDLHTPVLRDRLSALWLRSEAQRLTSERSRAAATVGGPGPEGSIGKLVGAELNQHIYEFCMDLLGPEGLLYDGYGKGDRDGDAADWRGPVQQRFLRSRANTIEGGTSEVMRNILGERVLGLPGDLRADAGIAWKEIPRG from the coding sequence ATGGGCACTGACGCCGCTGCCGACCGGGTCGCCGATGCCGCGCGACGGGTGGTCGCCGAGCACGATCCGAAGTCGGTTCCGATTCCCGAGTTCCTCGGCGCCTGTTTCGACGCCGGCCTGTCCTGGGTGCATTTCCCCGAGGGTTTCGGCGGCCTCGGCGTCTCCCGTGGGCTGCAGGCCGTCGCCGACCGGATCCTGCAAGGCGCCGGCGGCCCGGTGCCGCTGGGCCTGAACCCGATGGGGTACGGGATGGCCGCCCCCACGGTGCGCGAGCACGCCCAGACCGACGACGTCCGAAAGCGGCTGCTGCGACCGCTGGCCACCACCGAGGACATCTGGTGTCAGCTGTTCTCCGAACCCGGCGCGGGTTCGGACCTCGCCGGGCTGGCGACCTCGGCGGTGCCCGACGGCGACACGTGGATCGTCAACGGCCAGAAGGTCTGGACCAGCCTGGCCCAGCGCGCCAAATGGGGTCTGCTGCTCGCGCGAACCGATCCGAACATGCCCAAGCACAAGGGGCTGACCTACTTCGTCATCGACATGCACGGCGAGGGCGTCGAGACGCGTCCGCTGCGGCAGATGACCGGGCACGCGGAGTTCAACGAGGTCTACATCACCGACGCCCGGATCCCGGACGCGTTCCGGCTCGGCGCGGTCGGCGACGGTTGGCGGGTCGCGATGACGACCCTGATGAACGAGCGCAGCGCGCTCGGCGGCAGCGGCAGCAGACGCGGCGCCGGCACCATCTCGGATGCGGTCGCGCTGTGGGCGTCGCGCCCGGATCTGCACACCCCCGTGTTGCGCGACCGGCTCAGCGCACTGTGGCTGCGCTCGGAGGCCCAGCGCCTCACCTCCGAACGGTCCCGCGCGGCGGCGACGGTCGGCGGCCCGGGACCGGAGGGCTCGATCGGCAAGCTCGTCGGCGCCGAACTCAATCAGCACATCTACGAGTTCTGTATGGACCTGCTCGGCCCCGAGGGGCTTCTGTACGACGGGTACGGCAAGGGCGACCGCGACGGGGATGCCGCCGACTGGCGCGGTCCGGTGCAGCAGCGTTTCCTGCGCAGCCGCGCCAACACGATCGAAGGAGGAACGTCGGAGGTGATGCGCAACATCCTCGGCGAACGTGTCCTGGGTCTGCCGGGTGATCTGAGGGCGGATGCGGGGATTGCGTGGAAGGAGATCCCGCGTGGCTGA
- a CDS encoding acyl-CoA dehydrogenase family protein, which produces MAEELADQPKGTAEELAELAGAEWVFTDEQNQLRAAVRAFCADHADETAVREAMESDPPFDAKVWRRLGAELGVFGMAVPESAGGAGGNLVDQAVAVEQLGAALACGPLFGTVYLAIPALVAASGGAELLEPLIEGTRTAAFVVHDDAGAFDPATVAVQATRADQGWALSGTVERVVDAGAADVLLVAANTPDGVGLFAVDTEASGLQRIPLTTLDLTRPQATVVLTDAAAELIAGPDEAERVITHALQVGAALLAVEQVGAAAHLLDLTVDYAKKRLQFGRPIGSFQAVKHRLADDLVALEHARSTAYHAIWALANGSDDPALAVSIAQAICSDAFVRVATDTIQVHGGIGFTWEHQAHLYYKRAYTDAALLGSAEQHRSRVAEFVLDAAPEKNPPPVATGTPS; this is translated from the coding sequence GTGGCTGAGGAGCTTGCGGATCAGCCCAAAGGCACAGCTGAGGAGCTTGCGGAGCTTGCGGGCGCTGAGTGGGTGTTCACCGACGAGCAGAACCAGCTGCGCGCGGCGGTGCGCGCGTTCTGCGCCGACCACGCCGACGAGACCGCGGTGCGCGAGGCGATGGAGTCCGATCCGCCGTTCGACGCGAAGGTCTGGCGCCGGCTCGGCGCCGAGCTGGGCGTGTTCGGGATGGCAGTTCCCGAGTCCGCCGGCGGCGCCGGTGGCAATCTGGTCGATCAGGCCGTCGCGGTCGAGCAGCTCGGCGCCGCGCTGGCGTGCGGTCCGCTGTTCGGCACGGTCTATCTCGCGATCCCGGCGCTGGTCGCGGCCTCCGGGGGCGCGGAGCTGCTGGAACCGCTGATCGAGGGCACCCGCACCGCGGCGTTCGTCGTCCACGACGACGCGGGAGCGTTCGACCCGGCGACCGTCGCGGTCCAGGCGACCCGGGCAGATCAGGGCTGGGCACTGTCCGGCACGGTCGAGCGGGTGGTCGACGCCGGTGCCGCCGACGTCCTGCTGGTCGCCGCGAACACGCCCGACGGCGTCGGCCTGTTCGCGGTCGACACCGAAGCCTCTGGGCTGCAACGTATTCCACTGACCACGCTCGATCTGACCCGCCCCCAGGCCACGGTCGTGCTGACCGATGCCGCGGCGGAGCTGATCGCGGGCCCCGACGAAGCCGAGCGCGTCATCACCCACGCCCTTCAGGTGGGTGCCGCGCTGCTGGCGGTCGAACAAGTCGGCGCCGCAGCGCATCTGCTCGACCTGACCGTGGACTACGCGAAGAAGCGGCTGCAGTTCGGCAGACCGATCGGCTCCTTCCAGGCCGTCAAGCATCGCCTGGCCGACGACCTCGTCGCCCTCGAGCACGCTCGTTCGACGGCGTACCACGCGATCTGGGCGCTCGCGAACGGCTCCGATGACCCGGCGCTGGCGGTCAGCATCGCGCAGGCGATCTGCTCGGATGCGTTCGTCCGGGTTGCGACGGACACGATCCAGGTCCACGGTGGTATCGGATTCACCTGGGAGCACCAGGCCCACCTGTACTACAAGCGGGCCTACACCGACGCGGCACTGCTGGGCAGCGCCGAGCAGCACCGGTCCCGGGTGGCCGAATTCGTGCTCGATGCCGCGCCCGAGAAGAACCCCCCGCCCGTCGCGACCGGTACGCCCAGCTGA
- a CDS encoding NCS2 family permease yields MNSVDRFFEITARQSTLGTEIRGGVVTFIAMAYIIVLNPIILSSSPDVTGAQLDFAQVSATTSLAAGVMTILFGLIARLPFALAAGLGINSFLATTVVGDLTWAEAMGLVVINGLIIVLLAVTGLRRLVFDAVPMQLKLAITAGIGLFILFIGLVDAGFIGSTGRPSPPVGLGAGGLGSISTVPTLVFVLTLVLTGFLVVRRVRGGILIGLVAGTVVAVVIEAIWHLGSAVDNPGGWSLSVPTLSGSPFALPDLSLVGEFSLNSFSRIGVLAAVMLIFTLVFANFFDAMGTMTGLSREAGLSDEKGTFPRLKSALIVEGAGAVVGGATSSSSNTVFIESGAGIEEGARTGLANVVAGVLFLAAMFISPLASIVPTEVAAAALVIVGAMMVSQLRHIDLTEFSIALPVVLTVAVMPFSYSIANGIGVGFIAWVLMRTAAGKAKEISPLLWVVAAGFAIYFARTPLESLFGV; encoded by the coding sequence GTGAACTCAGTGGACCGCTTCTTCGAAATCACGGCCCGCCAGTCGACGCTGGGCACCGAGATCCGCGGTGGTGTCGTCACGTTCATCGCGATGGCCTACATCATCGTGCTGAACCCGATCATCCTGTCGAGTTCGCCCGACGTCACGGGCGCCCAACTCGACTTCGCGCAGGTGTCGGCGACGACGTCGCTGGCCGCGGGCGTGATGACGATCCTGTTCGGCCTGATCGCGCGGTTGCCGTTCGCGCTGGCCGCGGGGCTGGGCATCAACTCCTTCCTGGCCACCACCGTCGTCGGCGACCTCACCTGGGCCGAGGCGATGGGCCTGGTGGTCATCAACGGCCTGATCATCGTGCTGCTGGCCGTCACGGGTCTGCGCCGGCTGGTGTTCGACGCGGTGCCGATGCAGCTCAAGCTCGCGATCACCGCCGGTATCGGGCTGTTCATCCTGTTCATCGGGCTGGTGGACGCGGGGTTCATCGGCTCCACCGGCCGGCCGTCTCCGCCGGTCGGTCTCGGTGCGGGCGGGCTCGGATCGATCAGCACCGTGCCCACCCTGGTGTTCGTGCTGACCCTGGTCCTGACCGGATTCCTGGTCGTGCGCAGGGTTCGCGGCGGAATCCTCATCGGCCTGGTGGCCGGCACTGTCGTCGCGGTGGTCATCGAGGCGATCTGGCACCTCGGATCGGCCGTCGACAATCCCGGCGGATGGAGCCTGTCGGTGCCGACGCTGTCGGGTTCGCCGTTCGCGCTGCCCGACCTGTCCCTGGTCGGTGAGTTCAGCCTGAACAGCTTCAGCCGTATCGGTGTGCTCGCCGCGGTGATGCTGATCTTCACGCTGGTGTTCGCGAACTTCTTCGACGCGATGGGCACCATGACCGGTCTGTCCCGGGAGGCGGGCCTGTCCGACGAGAAGGGCACGTTCCCCCGGTTGAAATCGGCGCTGATCGTCGAGGGCGCCGGCGCCGTGGTCGGCGGTGCGACGTCGTCGTCGTCGAACACCGTGTTCATCGAGTCCGGCGCGGGCATCGAGGAGGGCGCCCGCACCGGTCTGGCCAACGTCGTGGCCGGCGTGCTGTTCCTGGCCGCGATGTTCATCAGCCCGCTCGCGTCGATCGTGCCGACCGAGGTGGCCGCCGCGGCGCTGGTGATCGTCGGCGCGATGATGGTCTCGCAGTTGCGCCACATCGACCTGACCGAGTTCTCCATCGCGCTGCCGGTGGTGCTGACGGTCGCGGTGATGCCGTTCAGCTATTCGATCGCCAACGGCATCGGCGTCGGCTTCATCGCCTGGGTGCTGATGCGCACCGCGGCCGGGAAGGCCAAGGAGATCAGCCCGCTGCTGTGGGTGGTGGCGGCGGGCTTCGCGATCTACTTCGCCCGCACCCCGCTGGAGTCCCTGTTCGGCGTGTGA
- a CDS encoding diflavin oxidoreductase: MPEQRSLSLVLGFATETGNSAMVAKKFAQAAASVGIEVEPQYLNDLDMESLKAATHFVVVTATYGDGELPYDAEVFWEALDSDDAERLEHLTFAVCGLGDSFYPYFNNAGKLVDARLEQLGATRLLDRVDCDLDFEEPSEAWTAEVVTRLAALTTPAGDAVAVPTEMAPDSPWNRRNPFPARLAVNRELTPPGSGKSVRHYEIDLADSGISYRSGDSLGIHPVNDPGLVDAVLERLGADADDVVPQHDQPLGVLLTEQLELRIPSGALQTLVASRTRDAQARATLGSGDSETLTNWLFGRDVLDLLDLADLTVDEVIPALRPLQHRDYSIASSPLVHPDRIHLTVATVEYQARGRAHRGAASGYLASRAAGVRIHLAPNDTFRLPAPDTPIVMIGPGTGIAPFRAFLQERQAVGATGASWLFYGGRHRDRDFLYRDDLDGFAKAGVLTRLNCAFSRDLGPQGPKNYVQHHMMSHAVELYAWLQDGAHVYVCGDAERMAKDVHRTLHEVIRTAGGFSTDAAHAYVNDLITTRRYLRDVY, encoded by the coding sequence GTGCCGGAACAGCGGTCATTGTCGTTGGTGCTCGGTTTCGCCACGGAAACCGGCAATTCCGCGATGGTGGCCAAGAAGTTCGCGCAGGCCGCCGCGAGTGTCGGCATCGAGGTCGAACCGCAGTACCTCAACGACCTCGACATGGAGTCGCTGAAGGCGGCGACGCACTTCGTCGTCGTCACCGCCACCTACGGCGACGGCGAGCTGCCCTACGACGCCGAGGTGTTCTGGGAGGCACTCGACAGCGACGATGCCGAGCGTCTCGAGCACCTGACCTTCGCGGTCTGCGGGCTCGGCGACAGTTTCTATCCGTACTTCAACAACGCGGGCAAGCTCGTCGACGCACGACTCGAACAGTTGGGCGCCACGCGGTTGCTCGACCGGGTGGACTGCGACCTCGACTTCGAGGAACCGTCGGAAGCGTGGACCGCCGAAGTGGTCACCCGGCTGGCTGCGCTGACAACGCCCGCCGGCGATGCCGTGGCCGTCCCGACCGAGATGGCACCTGATTCGCCATGGAACCGCCGCAACCCGTTTCCTGCACGACTGGCCGTGAATCGGGAGTTGACCCCGCCGGGGTCCGGGAAGTCGGTGCGCCACTACGAGATCGACCTCGCCGACAGCGGAATCAGCTATCGGTCCGGCGACTCGCTGGGGATACATCCGGTCAACGACCCCGGCCTCGTCGACGCCGTCCTGGAAAGGCTCGGGGCTGATGCCGATGACGTTGTGCCCCAACATGATCAACCACTCGGCGTGCTGCTGACCGAGCAGCTCGAACTGCGCATTCCCTCGGGTGCGTTACAGACGCTGGTCGCGTCGCGCACCCGCGACGCGCAGGCACGGGCGACCCTGGGCAGCGGTGACTCCGAGACGTTGACCAACTGGCTGTTCGGCCGTGACGTACTGGATCTTCTGGATCTCGCCGACCTCACCGTCGACGAGGTGATTCCGGCGCTTCGGCCCCTGCAGCATCGCGACTACTCGATCGCGTCCAGCCCACTCGTGCACCCCGATCGCATCCACCTGACCGTGGCAACCGTCGAGTACCAGGCCCGCGGCCGCGCGCACCGCGGCGCGGCCTCCGGGTACCTGGCCAGTCGTGCCGCCGGGGTCCGAATTCACCTGGCGCCCAACGACACCTTCCGGCTCCCGGCGCCGGACACACCGATCGTCATGATCGGGCCGGGCACCGGCATCGCGCCGTTCCGGGCCTTCCTGCAGGAACGCCAGGCGGTCGGGGCGACCGGGGCGTCGTGGCTGTTCTACGGCGGCCGCCACCGCGACCGCGACTTCCTGTACCGAGACGACCTCGACGGCTTCGCGAAGGCGGGCGTGCTGACACGGCTGAACTGCGCCTTCTCCCGCGACCTGGGCCCGCAAGGACCCAAAAACTATGTGCAGCACCACATGATGTCCCACGCGGTCGAGTTGTACGCCTGGCTGCAGGACGGCGCCCACGTCTACGTATGCGGCGACGCCGAGCGTATGGCCAAGGACGTGCACCGGACCCTGCACGAGGTGATCCGCACCGCGGGCGGATTCTCCACGGATGCGGCACATGCCTACGTCAACGATCTGATCACCACGCGGCGCTACCTGCGCGACGTGTACTGA